Proteins encoded in a region of the Trypanosoma brucei gambiense DAL972 chromosome 11, complete sequence genome:
- a CDS encoding T. brucei spp.-specific protein, whose translation MIGNVEINVSPGMFSHFFFLSHPLLFVFSCYPLFLFIHSFIHPSIHSTSFFLVLLYLSTLRPLYALYFSFMFLLLMIPSPICSIFPQIRLYSSVKAMLV comes from the coding sequence ATGATAGGCAATGTGGAGATCAACGTTTCACCCGGTATGTtttcgcatttttttttcctttcgcaTCCACTTTTAttcgttttttcttgctACCCCCTAttccttttcattcattcattcatccatccatccatccattcaacttccttctttcttgtgCTCTTATATTTGTCCACTTTACGTCCTCTTTACgcgctttatttttcttttatgtttcttttgctgATGATTCCCAGCCCCATTTGTTCTATTTTCCCTCAAATCCGGCTTTACTCCTCTGTGAAGGCAATGTTGGTTTGA